A genomic window from Parvularcula sp. LCG005 includes:
- a CDS encoding PleD family two-component system response regulator, whose translation MTARVLVVDDLAPNVKLLEAKLRAEYFEVLTSLSGEEALEIAASQQPDIVLLDVMMPGLDGFEVCRRLKEDPITCHIPVVMVTALDQQSDRLAGLKAGADDFLTKPVQDVAMFARVRSLTRLKQMTDELRYRYVKGAELGAVAPSYTDLDEATMVSSIMVITDEPFIDGLVEDAEGLPGKVHFHFENDARQSLDLIRSQMPDLIMIDLALESYDPLRLCSAIRSFENARLSPLLALARDDDMRKLVRALDIGVSDYLMRPIDSQEMAARVKTQLRRKRYVEHLRQSVNETLEMAVTDPLTGLYNRRYLANHLPRLLRDAKEEANPLSLMVIDVDHFKKVNDTLGHDIGDVVLREMAQRMNFSIRGIDLACRFGGEEFVFVMPDTDRQSAEAIAERLRSQIAEAPVDIGAGDPITITVSIGVATSEPGNLDDTPQDILKRADDALYKAKDTGRNRVVAQAA comes from the coding sequence ATGACCGCTAGAGTACTTGTTGTTGACGATCTGGCACCGAACGTAAAACTGCTCGAAGCAAAGCTGCGCGCAGAATATTTCGAGGTGCTGACATCGTTATCAGGCGAAGAAGCGCTGGAGATCGCTGCCAGTCAACAGCCTGATATTGTGCTCCTTGATGTGATGATGCCCGGGCTGGACGGCTTTGAGGTCTGCCGCCGTCTCAAGGAAGACCCGATCACCTGCCATATTCCCGTTGTCATGGTCACCGCGCTGGACCAGCAGTCCGACCGCCTCGCGGGGCTGAAGGCCGGCGCCGACGACTTTCTGACTAAACCTGTTCAGGACGTGGCCATGTTTGCGCGAGTGCGCAGCCTGACCCGCCTGAAGCAGATGACCGACGAACTGCGCTATCGCTATGTGAAAGGCGCCGAACTGGGCGCTGTGGCCCCGTCCTATACGGACCTTGATGAGGCCACCATGGTCAGCTCGATCATGGTCATTACCGACGAACCCTTTATTGATGGTCTTGTTGAGGACGCTGAGGGCCTGCCCGGCAAAGTCCATTTCCACTTCGAGAATGACGCACGGCAGTCCCTCGACCTGATCCGCAGCCAGATGCCTGATCTGATCATGATTGATCTGGCGCTTGAGTCCTACGACCCGCTGCGGCTGTGTTCAGCCATCCGCTCGTTCGAAAATGCACGTCTCAGCCCACTGCTGGCATTGGCGCGCGATGATGACATGCGAAAGCTTGTACGCGCTCTTGATATTGGCGTGAGCGACTATCTGATGCGCCCGATCGACAGCCAGGAGATGGCCGCGCGCGTGAAAACGCAGCTGCGTCGCAAGCGTTATGTCGAACATCTCCGCCAGTCGGTGAATGAAACGCTGGAAATGGCGGTGACGGATCCGCTCACGGGCCTCTACAATCGTCGCTATCTCGCCAACCACCTGCCGCGTCTGCTGCGCGATGCCAAGGAAGAGGCTAATCCGCTGTCTCTGATGGTCATCGACGTCGACCACTTCAAGAAAGTGAACGATACACTTGGCCACGATATCGGCGATGTGGTCCTGCGAGAGATGGCGCAGCGGATGAACTTCTCGATCCGCGGTATCGACCTGGCCTGCCGCTTCGGTGGTGAAGAGTTCGTTTTCGTGATGCCCGACACGGACCGCCAGTCTGCGGAAGCCATCGCAGAACGCCTGCGAAGCCAGATTGCTGAGGCGCCCGTTGATATTGGTGCCGGCGATCCGATCACTATCACCGTATCGATCGGTGTGGCGACATCGGAGCCAGGCAATCTCGATGACACGCCGCAGGATATTCTCAAGCGCGCCGATGATGCGCTGTACAAGGCCAAAGACACCGGTCGGAACCGCGTTGTGGCGCAGGCCGCCTGA
- a CDS encoding response regulator, whose protein sequence is MSPTDHSTPGQKTVLIVEDNELNMKLFHDLLEVQGYNVLKAVNGNEGFALAKAHHPDLILMDIQLPEKSGLDVTREIKADPEIAGIPVIAVTAFAMKSDEERIRQGGCEDYLAKPISVPVFLEKVKRYLA, encoded by the coding sequence ATGTCACCAACAGATCATAGCACACCCGGGCAGAAGACGGTCCTGATCGTCGAAGACAACGAGCTGAACATGAAGCTTTTTCATGATCTGCTTGAGGTCCAGGGCTATAATGTCCTCAAGGCGGTGAATGGCAATGAGGGTTTTGCGCTCGCCAAGGCGCATCACCCCGATCTGATCCTGATGGATATCCAGCTGCCAGAGAAGTCGGGCTTGGATGTGACGCGTGAGATCAAGGCTGATCCAGAAATTGCCGGCATCCCCGTCATCGCTGTAACGGCTTTCGCCATGAAAAGCGATGAAGAGCGGATTCGGCAGGGCGGATGCGAAGATTATCTCGCAAAACCGATCTCCGTTCCGGTGTTTCTTGAGAAAGTGAAAAGGTATCTAGCGTAA
- a CDS encoding DNA polymerase IV, whose protein sequence is MPVNDCSPQTLCRDCGKVNVARERCNNCGGRRIISHPELLHLGIAHLDCDAFFAAIEKRDNPDLADKPVLVGGGQRGVVATCCYIARGYGVRSAMPMFKALALCPDAVVVRPSFDKYVVAAKAIRAAMEDLTPLVQPLSIDEAFMDLTGTERLHGGPPAATLARLARRIEKDVGITVSIGLSHNKLLAKIASDLDKPRGFAVIGAAETEAFLAPYPVGLLPGVGPAFSKKLQAAGYRTLGDVQASDPKLLARRFGDHGLSLYNRAHGRDHRPVRVERETKSVSGETTFHEDIRDRLALEDRLYAMAQKVSERAKAKDLAGRVVTLKLKTSKFKSLTRRQTLSGPTNLARVIFEAGRQLLVQEIPHDPSPTAYRLIGIGISDLVPAAFMDEGELFADDHKRIGRQEGAIARLRARFGPETIGTARDQRVRRKP, encoded by the coding sequence ATGCCCGTTAACGATTGTTCCCCGCAAACCCTTTGCCGAGACTGCGGCAAAGTTAACGTCGCACGGGAACGGTGCAATAATTGTGGCGGTCGCCGAATCATTTCCCATCCTGAGCTATTGCATTTGGGGATTGCGCACCTGGATTGCGATGCTTTCTTCGCGGCCATTGAGAAGCGCGACAATCCGGACCTCGCGGACAAACCTGTCCTTGTAGGGGGTGGACAGCGCGGCGTCGTGGCGACCTGCTGCTATATTGCGCGCGGCTACGGCGTGCGATCGGCCATGCCGATGTTCAAGGCCCTGGCGCTGTGCCCTGACGCGGTCGTGGTCCGCCCCAGCTTCGACAAATATGTCGTCGCAGCGAAGGCAATCCGCGCGGCAATGGAGGATCTGACCCCGCTCGTCCAACCACTCTCGATTGATGAGGCGTTCATGGACCTGACGGGGACCGAGCGGCTTCACGGCGGCCCACCTGCTGCAACCCTTGCTCGCCTCGCCCGGCGGATTGAGAAAGACGTGGGCATTACGGTGTCCATCGGTCTTTCCCATAACAAGCTGCTTGCGAAAATTGCGTCCGACCTCGACAAGCCGCGTGGCTTTGCCGTCATTGGCGCGGCGGAGACCGAAGCGTTTCTCGCGCCCTACCCGGTTGGCCTGCTGCCCGGCGTCGGTCCGGCTTTCAGCAAGAAATTGCAGGCGGCGGGCTACCGAACCCTGGGCGATGTGCAGGCCAGCGACCCCAAGCTGCTGGCACGACGCTTTGGCGATCACGGCCTGTCCCTCTACAATCGCGCCCATGGCCGGGATCATCGGCCCGTGCGCGTGGAGCGGGAGACCAAGAGCGTCTCCGGTGAAACGACCTTTCACGAAGACATTCGGGATCGCCTGGCGCTGGAAGACCGCCTTTACGCGATGGCGCAGAAAGTATCCGAGCGGGCCAAGGCAAAGGACCTCGCTGGCCGCGTCGTCACACTGAAACTCAAGACGTCGAAATTCAAATCGCTGACTCGCAGGCAGACCTTGTCCGGCCCCACCAATCTTGCGCGCGTCATCTTCGAGGCGGGCCGACAGCTGCTGGTCCAGGAAATACCGCACGATCCGTCGCCGACAGCCTATCGCCTGATCGGAATCGGCATTTCGGATCTGGTCCCGGCCGCGTTCATGGACGAGGGCGAGCTGTTTGCCGATGACCATAAGCGAATCGGCCGACAGGAGGGTGCCATTGCCCGCCTGCGCGCCCGGTTCGGGCCGGAAACGATTGGCACGGCGCGGGACCAGCGCGTTCGCCGCAAACCCTGA
- a CDS encoding RidA family protein — translation MSEIETRLTDAGFSLPEPAAPVASYVPYTIQDRTLYISGQIPFQNGDIIRGILGESMDVEGGIAAARACALGILAQAKAACGGDLDRLDRCLKLGGFVASTPYFTDHPKVINGASDLMMLAMGEDGRHARAAVGVAALPLGAAVEVDAIFALK, via the coding sequence ATGTCCGAGATTGAAACCCGCCTGACCGATGCCGGTTTTTCCCTGCCCGAACCTGCTGCGCCTGTAGCGTCCTATGTTCCTTACACGATCCAGGACCGGACGCTTTATATATCGGGACAGATCCCGTTTCAGAATGGCGACATCATCCGCGGCATATTGGGCGAGAGCATGGATGTCGAAGGTGGTATCGCCGCCGCCCGCGCCTGCGCCCTGGGCATTCTGGCTCAGGCCAAGGCGGCCTGTGGCGGTGATCTTGATCGCCTTGACCGGTGCCTGAAGCTTGGCGGATTTGTAGCGTCTACGCCCTATTTCACCGATCACCCGAAGGTCATCAATGGTGCATCTGACCTGATGATGCTGGCCATGGGTGAAGATGGCCGTCACGCCCGCGCGGCTGTGGGCGTCGCCGCCCTGCCCCTAGGCGCGGCTGTCGAGGTCGACGCGATCTTCGCCCTGAAGTAG
- the lpxB gene encoding lipid-A-disaccharide synthase translates to MTGPVIMLAAVEPSADAIGAELLKELKAKVPDATFVGCGGPKMAAEGFDGAFDISAFAVMGFTDVARVLPAAWARSRDLARICAEQSVDVAVFIDGWSFSRLAAKRIRKRAPATKIVKYAAPQVWASRPQRTEFVRHNFDAVLTLLPFEPPYFEEVGVPATFVGNPNFEQVAKTPRSGPAFRARHNLGAAPLLMVLPGSRKTEVSRLLPSFGDTVTNVSRQINGLKVVIAAAPGMEPLLDQELAAWPIQPLVIPSSERFDAFDAADVALAASGTVTTELAMTATPMIVAYRVDALTAYWARKVLVTPFVSIINVAANEMVIPERIQEDCTPEQLTADIVRLFTDEEARRRQLSTFRRVLPELIGAGQSSHRAASEIVRLLQGEDRVDLDSRA, encoded by the coding sequence GTGACTGGACCTGTCATCATGCTGGCAGCGGTGGAGCCGTCGGCCGATGCGATCGGTGCGGAGCTGCTGAAAGAATTAAAAGCCAAGGTTCCGGATGCGACATTTGTCGGATGCGGCGGCCCGAAAATGGCTGCGGAGGGCTTTGATGGGGCCTTCGATATTTCAGCATTCGCCGTGATGGGCTTTACCGATGTGGCGCGGGTTCTCCCTGCCGCCTGGGCGCGGTCCCGGGATCTGGCGCGCATCTGTGCAGAACAGTCCGTGGACGTGGCCGTCTTTATCGACGGCTGGAGCTTTTCGCGTCTGGCGGCCAAGCGGATCAGGAAGCGCGCCCCCGCGACCAAGATCGTGAAATATGCAGCACCGCAAGTCTGGGCCTCCCGGCCGCAACGGACCGAATTCGTTCGCCACAATTTCGATGCGGTCCTGACGCTTCTTCCATTCGAGCCACCCTATTTTGAGGAAGTGGGCGTTCCCGCCACCTTTGTCGGCAACCCGAACTTCGAGCAGGTTGCCAAGACGCCACGATCCGGACCAGCCTTCAGGGCACGCCACAATCTGGGGGCGGCACCGCTGCTCATGGTGCTGCCCGGTAGCCGAAAGACGGAAGTATCAAGGTTGTTGCCCAGTTTTGGCGACACGGTCACCAATGTGTCACGTCAGATCAACGGGCTGAAAGTGGTCATTGCTGCCGCGCCCGGCATGGAGCCGCTGCTTGATCAGGAGCTCGCCGCGTGGCCGATCCAGCCGCTTGTTATTCCGTCCTCTGAGCGGTTTGACGCATTCGATGCGGCGGATGTCGCCCTTGCAGCATCCGGAACGGTCACGACCGAGCTGGCGATGACAGCCACACCCATGATCGTGGCCTACCGTGTCGATGCGCTGACCGCCTATTGGGCGCGCAAGGTGCTCGTCACGCCATTTGTCAGCATCATCAATGTGGCGGCGAATGAAATGGTGATCCCTGAGCGTATTCAGGAAGACTGTACGCCCGAACAGCTGACGGCGGATATTGTGCGGCTATTCACGGATGAAGAGGCGCGGCGGCGACAGCTGTCGACATTCCGCCGTGTTCTGCCCGAGCTGATCGGCGCCGGACAGTCTTCGCACCGGGCCGCCAGTGAAATCGTCCGCCTACTTCAGGGCGAAGATCGCGTCGACCTCGACAGCCGCGCCTAG
- a CDS encoding LpxI family protein has product MTKRWNKVGIIAGGGRLPLKLAEGCRERGDGYHVIRLMGYADAALDHHPGDDCGIAEVGKILRRLKESGCDAIVMAGLVHRPNFKTLRPDWRGAALLPKVVKAARGGDGALLDVLVETFGAEGFLVVGAEEVAGNLRAPQGPLGQHSPDDDAMSDIRKAARVIAALGPFDVGQGAVVRNGLVLAVEAAEGTDQMLQRCAALPDDVKGYEPDQPHGPRGVLLKRPKPGQELRVDLPTIGERTIRGAASAGLAGIAIAAEGALIIERDAVVELADTLGLFVYGLSELEWKGTT; this is encoded by the coding sequence ATGACCAAACGCTGGAACAAGGTCGGGATTATCGCCGGCGGTGGGCGCCTGCCTTTGAAACTGGCGGAGGGGTGCCGTGAGCGGGGTGACGGTTATCACGTCATTCGGCTGATGGGATATGCAGACGCGGCCCTCGACCACCATCCCGGCGATGATTGCGGTATTGCGGAGGTTGGCAAAATTCTCCGTCGACTGAAAGAATCGGGCTGCGACGCCATTGTGATGGCGGGTCTTGTCCATCGGCCGAATTTTAAGACGCTCCGACCGGACTGGCGGGGCGCTGCGCTTCTGCCCAAAGTCGTCAAGGCGGCCCGCGGCGGTGACGGCGCACTGCTTGATGTACTGGTAGAGACATTCGGGGCCGAAGGATTTCTGGTCGTCGGTGCCGAGGAAGTGGCCGGCAATCTCCGCGCACCGCAGGGGCCATTGGGACAGCACTCGCCCGATGACGATGCGATGAGTGATATTCGCAAGGCGGCGCGCGTGATTGCGGCATTGGGGCCCTTTGACGTGGGGCAGGGCGCCGTGGTGCGGAACGGTCTTGTACTGGCGGTTGAGGCGGCAGAGGGCACCGACCAGATGCTACAGCGCTGTGCCGCCCTGCCCGATGATGTGAAGGGGTACGAGCCTGACCAGCCCCACGGTCCGCGCGGCGTTCTGCTCAAACGCCCCAAGCCGGGGCAGGAATTGCGCGTTGACCTGCCCACGATCGGCGAACGGACCATACGTGGGGCGGCATCTGCGGGGCTTGCCGGCATCGCCATTGCAGCCGAGGGCGCGTTGATCATTGAGCGCGATGCTGTGGTCGAGCTTGCCGACACGCTTGGTCTGTTCGTTTACGGACTGTCTGAGCTGGAGTGGAAGGGCACGACGTGA
- the lpxA gene encoding acyl-ACP--UDP-N-acetylglucosamine O-acyltransferase, whose protein sequence is MTIHPTAIVEDGAQVDPSAQIGPYAHVGPHATIGADVTLHAHTVVMGHTSIGARTAVFPFAVLGAPPQHLGYKDEPTTLVIGEGNLIREHVTMHPGTVQGHKTTVVGDNCLFMVGAHVAHDCTVGNNVIFANNATLGGHITIGDFVFLGGLCAIHQYCRVGPYSFLGGGGILTTDVIPYGSAFGNHAKLEGLNIVGMKRRGMSRETIHKIRAAYRMLFAEEGTLKERLEDATEIFKDTAEVMTIIDFMRADADRPLCLPAK, encoded by the coding sequence ATGACCATTCACCCAACGGCCATCGTCGAGGACGGGGCGCAAGTCGACCCCTCCGCCCAGATCGGGCCCTACGCCCATGTAGGCCCCCATGCGACCATCGGGGCCGACGTCACATTGCATGCCCATACCGTTGTCATGGGACACACCAGCATTGGTGCTCGCACAGCCGTCTTCCCCTTTGCTGTCCTCGGCGCACCGCCACAGCATCTGGGGTACAAGGATGAACCAACGACGCTGGTCATTGGGGAGGGCAACCTCATCCGCGAACACGTCACCATGCATCCCGGCACAGTGCAGGGGCACAAGACGACCGTGGTGGGCGACAACTGCCTGTTCATGGTCGGCGCCCATGTCGCCCATGACTGCACCGTCGGCAACAATGTGATTTTCGCGAATAACGCGACGCTTGGTGGGCATATCACGATCGGTGATTTCGTGTTCCTGGGCGGCCTTTGCGCCATCCACCAATATTGCCGCGTCGGCCCTTATTCGTTCCTTGGTGGCGGCGGCATTCTGACCACGGATGTCATCCCCTATGGCTCTGCCTTCGGCAACCATGCCAAACTCGAAGGCCTCAACATTGTCGGGATGAAGCGCCGCGGCATGTCGCGCGAGACGATCCATAAAATCCGCGCCGCTTACCGGATGCTGTTCGCCGAAGAAGGGACGCTTAAGGAGCGTCTTGAGGATGCGACGGAGATTTTCAAGGACACGGCCGAGGTCATGACGATTATCGACTTCATGCGGGCCGATGCGGACCGTCCGCTCTGTCTGCCTGCGAAATAA
- the fabZ gene encoding 3-hydroxyacyl-ACP dehydratase FabZ gives MSDVDDDFLPPISLDMLKTLLPHRYPMLLVDRIVDVTPTAGAVGIKCVTINEPFFQGHFPEMAVMPGVLIIEAMAQTAAAYTAYADKVDTDGKIVLFMGVEKAKFRRPVIPGDQMRIQISVTNRRPPVWKYEGKAFVDGKLVAEAAFGAMLTAPPKG, from the coding sequence ATGAGCGACGTAGACGACGACTTTCTTCCTCCAATCAGCCTGGACATGCTGAAAACGCTGCTGCCGCATCGCTATCCGATGCTGCTGGTGGATCGAATTGTCGACGTCACGCCTACTGCTGGCGCGGTCGGTATCAAATGTGTGACAATCAACGAGCCGTTCTTTCAGGGGCACTTCCCTGAAATGGCGGTGATGCCCGGCGTGCTGATCATTGAGGCCATGGCCCAGACGGCGGCAGCCTATACGGCCTACGCTGACAAGGTGGACACGGACGGAAAGATCGTTCTTTTCATGGGCGTTGAAAAAGCAAAATTCCGCCGTCCGGTCATCCCCGGTGATCAGATGCGCATTCAGATCTCGGTGACCAACCGCCGGCCACCAGTATGGAAATATGAGGGCAAAGCCTTCGTCGATGGCAAGCTCGTGGCCGAGGCCGCATTCGGCGCCATGCTGACGGCCCCGCCGAAAGGATAA
- the lpxD gene encoding UDP-3-O-(3-hydroxymyristoyl)glucosamine N-acyltransferase, with protein MTDQADDAFRPDPRFYLTAPPLSIVDAARIGGATLVREGSDPNVTHASALSRPSEGGLIFAQGVRDLKPEISGQPALVLLTEDAVEIAAALFPQAALATTKRPKAAFASVAAALHTSRFEEIADAAPAADDAVIASTARVADTAVIMAGAQIGEGAVIAPYAVIGPGVVIGRDTHVWPHVSVTHAVIGDHCRIHSGVRIGDAGFGYVPSDQGIMAVPQLGRVLIADNVDIGANTTVDRGALADTIIGQGTKIDNLCQIAHNCRLGQHVLMASQSGISGSTVVGDGVMIGGQTGIAEHLTIGDGAAITGKSGVMKDIPPGERWGGFPAKLAKDWMKDVVALSKLNKKR; from the coding sequence ATGACCGACCAAGCTGACGACGCCTTTCGTCCCGATCCCCGTTTCTACCTGACCGCGCCGCCGCTGAGTATCGTTGACGCCGCGAGAATAGGCGGCGCGACCCTCGTGCGTGAGGGGTCTGACCCGAACGTGACGCACGCCAGCGCTCTGTCGCGGCCCAGCGAAGGCGGCCTTATCTTTGCGCAGGGCGTCAGGGACCTGAAGCCAGAAATCAGCGGTCAACCAGCGCTCGTCCTGTTGACGGAAGACGCGGTTGAGATCGCTGCCGCCCTTTTTCCGCAGGCGGCGCTGGCGACCACCAAACGCCCCAAGGCGGCCTTCGCCAGTGTTGCTGCTGCTCTTCACACGTCCCGGTTTGAGGAGATCGCTGATGCGGCGCCTGCGGCTGATGATGCTGTCATCGCGTCGACGGCCCGGGTCGCTGACACTGCCGTCATCATGGCCGGGGCGCAAATCGGCGAGGGCGCTGTGATCGCGCCCTACGCGGTTATCGGTCCGGGGGTCGTGATCGGCCGGGACACCCATGTGTGGCCTCATGTAAGCGTCACCCACGCGGTCATCGGTGATCATTGCCGAATACATTCTGGTGTACGGATCGGTGATGCCGGATTTGGTTACGTTCCGTCGGACCAGGGCATCATGGCAGTGCCGCAGCTGGGGCGCGTTCTGATCGCTGACAATGTCGATATCGGCGCCAACACGACGGTGGATCGCGGCGCTCTGGCCGACACCATTATCGGCCAGGGAACGAAGATCGATAATCTCTGCCAGATCGCGCACAATTGCCGCCTGGGGCAGCACGTGCTGATGGCCTCTCAATCCGGAATCTCCGGCTCGACTGTTGTGGGTGACGGCGTCATGATCGGCGGTCAGACAGGGATCGCAGAACATTTGACGATTGGCGATGGCGCGGCCATCACAGGAAAATCCGGTGTCATGAAGGATATACCGCCCGGTGAACGATGGGGAGGCTTCCCCGCAAAGCTGGCCAAGGACTGGATGAAAGACGTCGTGGCCCTGTCAAAATTGAACAAAAAGAGATGA
- a CDS encoding OmpH family outer membrane protein produces the protein MTKFKTFMAAIIAAVSMAGVSTAAIAQDSVILFIDEGKLLTQSQAGKSISDQVKVLAAEAEAEVKAEGVKVQEEGKKLEASKDSLSKDDFAKRYQALLQRAQQVGQLSQIKQAEVSQAEARALAELNASLQPVVKKILEKKKATVLLERRAVVYADDKRDITDEIIKALDKEIKTVKVQKVDLIAQAQAAQAARNK, from the coding sequence ATGACCAAGTTCAAGACATTCATGGCCGCGATCATCGCTGCCGTTTCCATGGCTGGCGTATCAACGGCGGCAATCGCGCAGGATTCAGTCATCCTGTTCATCGACGAAGGCAAGCTGCTGACCCAGTCCCAGGCCGGGAAATCCATTTCTGATCAGGTCAAAGTGCTGGCAGCTGAAGCAGAAGCTGAAGTGAAGGCCGAAGGCGTCAAGGTGCAGGAAGAGGGCAAGAAGCTCGAAGCCTCCAAAGACAGCCTGTCCAAGGACGATTTCGCCAAGCGCTATCAGGCCCTCCTGCAGCGCGCCCAGCAGGTCGGCCAGCTGAGCCAGATCAAGCAGGCTGAAGTCTCCCAAGCCGAAGCCCGTGCGCTGGCTGAGCTGAATGCCAGCCTGCAGCCTGTCGTGAAAAAGATCCTCGAGAAGAAAAAAGCCACTGTGCTGCTGGAGCGTCGCGCCGTTGTTTATGCCGATGACAAGCGGGACATCACCGATGAGATCATCAAGGCTCTCGATAAAGAGATCAAAACCGTCAAGGTTCAGAAAGTGGACCTGATTGCGCAGGCACAAGCTGCTCAGGCCGCGCGGAACAAGTAA